The following coding sequences lie in one Arachis ipaensis cultivar K30076 chromosome B05, Araip1.1, whole genome shotgun sequence genomic window:
- the LOC107640961 gene encoding uncharacterized protein LOC107640961, with product MADLSAQQENSRDEDEDRKNVNNSNYHDDHTLETNIVVEATPTRGAKRSSNPFSKDIRDGNGSSWGRGHAPRLHPSPPISVPALSPRWRTGDDRRPREDAKRQPDDPDDDDEKTRPNDADELVTRRRHNDGEDDRLLAVVCRCA from the exons ATGGCCGACCTATCAGCTCAGCAAGAGAATAGTCGTGATGAGGATGAGGATCGAAAGAACGTCAACAATAGCAACTATCACGATGACCATACTTTAGAGACCAACATTGTGGTAGAGGCCACTCCAACTAGAGGAGCAAAGAGATCTTCTAACCCCTTTTCTAAGGATATCAG ggatggcaacgggtccTCATGGGGGCGGGGACATGCCCCCCGCCTCCACCCCTCGCCCCCAATATCTGTCCCCGCCTTGTCCCCACGATGG AGAACAGGTGACGACCGGCGACCACGAGAAGACGCGAAGAGGCAACCAGATGACCCGGATGACGACGACGAGAAGACCCGACCAAATGACGCGGACGAACTCGTGACCAGGAGAAGACACAACGACGGCGAAGATGACAGGCTCCTTGCTGTAGTGTGCCGGTGTGCGTGA